From Paenibacillus physcomitrellae, the proteins below share one genomic window:
- a CDS encoding ATP phosphoribosyltransferase regulatory subunit produces MSKPKNFEKPAGVRDYLPLAVSRLRRIERQVLDCMNRWGYQQIMTPTLEYYDTVGVASSTSDQKLYKLLNNRGQALVLRSEMTAPVARVVSSLLKDEPLPLRLSYHANVFRAISEEAGRDAEFYQTGVELVGEDSPDADAEVLALAIASLQAAGVKSFKIAMGHVGFLNGLLEEVLPGRKEDQEELKGYLLGRDHVGFREAVRKMQLTPAQKEGMSGLLRLRGGMEICQQALELSGHELAKRSLNHLCKIWEVLDAYGVSEHVLIDLTMIGDFTYYTGMTFEGYAADLGFPVCSGGRYDNLLNGFGRSVPATGFSLKTNRILDLVGGLDQEHGELPILIQYDCEHRKEGLAEARRLRSEGKSVVTRLLEGGSGLRETDRREAAGAWTSPDANRYQTVHTFASLVSERG; encoded by the coding sequence ATGAGCAAGCCGAAAAATTTTGAGAAACCGGCCGGTGTGCGCGATTATTTGCCTTTGGCCGTTTCCAGGCTGCGCAGAATTGAACGCCAGGTGCTGGACTGCATGAACCGCTGGGGGTACCAGCAAATTATGACTCCTACGCTGGAATATTACGATACGGTTGGGGTGGCCAGCTCAACTTCCGACCAGAAGCTGTATAAGCTGCTGAATAACCGCGGACAGGCGCTGGTCCTGCGTTCAGAAATGACGGCGCCGGTGGCGCGGGTGGTATCTTCGCTGCTCAAAGATGAGCCGCTGCCGCTTCGTTTGTCCTATCACGCGAACGTGTTCCGGGCCATTTCGGAGGAGGCGGGACGCGATGCAGAGTTCTACCAAACCGGCGTCGAGCTTGTCGGGGAAGACTCGCCGGATGCCGATGCCGAGGTTCTGGCTCTGGCGATTGCCTCACTGCAGGCGGCTGGAGTCAAATCGTTTAAGATCGCGATGGGCCATGTCGGTTTCCTGAACGGTCTGCTCGAAGAGGTCCTCCCGGGCCGGAAGGAAGATCAGGAAGAATTGAAAGGCTACCTGCTCGGCCGGGATCATGTTGGATTCCGAGAAGCTGTCCGCAAGATGCAGCTGACTCCGGCACAGAAAGAAGGCATGAGCGGGCTGCTGCGCCTGCGCGGCGGGATGGAGATCTGTCAGCAGGCTCTGGAGCTAAGCGGGCATGAACTGGCCAAACGGTCGCTGAACCATCTGTGCAAAATCTGGGAAGTGCTTGATGCCTATGGCGTCTCCGAGCATGTCCTGATCGATCTGACGATGATCGGGGATTTCACTTATTATACGGGAATGACTTTCGAGGGCTATGCGGCGGATCTGGGATTCCCGGTCTGCAGCGGCGGCCGTTATGATAATTTGCTCAACGGTTTTGGACGTTCAGTGCCGGCCACCGGCTTCTCGCTCAAAACAAACCGGATTCTTGACCTCGTTGGCGGTCTGGATCAGGAGCATGGGGAACTGCCGATTCTGATCCAATACGACTGCGAGCACCGCAAAGAGGGACTTGCAGAAGCCCGGCGCCTTCGCAGCGAAGGCAAGTCGGTTGTTACCCGGCTGCTAGAGGGAGGGTCTGGTCTCCGGGAGACAGACCGTAGGGAAGCGGCAGGTGCCTGGACCAGTCCGGATGCGAATCGCTACCAGACAGTCCATACCTTTGCTTCTCTGGTGAGTGAACGAGGTTAA